The following proteins are co-located in the Silene latifolia isolate original U9 population chromosome 1, ASM4854445v1, whole genome shotgun sequence genome:
- the LOC141649422 gene encoding uncharacterized protein LOC141649422, with translation MLGICKPLIDKIVARIRTTGAVEIILCRNFLWDGGVDYLRSPLVAWDKVCRPKKEGGLGLKQDILWNKAAVGKLVWWIYTKPDMLWVKWVSNIYLKGLTWHDYSPSANSSWYWRKICRVKGDLQLAYQQQLWDSYANRYTISKGYEFLRVKSPDVSWSGFVWNVWTVPKHGFIAWIYHHGNMNTKSKFYKLGISDDDTCCICGGSEETMEHLFFDCPYSKILVLQIRGWLGINFPATNWVHWRQGRQGSQVQQGILDAAINACIYYVWHQRNRCRYDLMLIRPHRLARLLIEELQLRIRGLDRRNLSRRDENWVQELLINGV, from the exons ATGCTCGGGATCTGCAAACCTCTCATTGATAAGATTGTGGCTAGAATCCGAACCACAGGAGCCGTGGAAATTATCTTATGCAG AAACTTCTTATGGGATGGGGGAGTTGATTACCTAAGGTCACCCTTGGTTGCTTGGGATAAAGTGTGTCGGCCAAAAAAAGAGGGAGGTCTTGGCCTGAAACAAGACATTCTATGGAACAAGGCAGCTGTTGGCAAACTGGTTTGGTGGATTTACACTAAACCAGACATGTTATGGGTCAAATGGGTAAGTAACATCTACCTAAAGGGGCTAACTTGGCATGACTACTCTCCAAGCGCTAATTCCTCCTGGTACTGGAGAAAGATCTGTCGAGTGAAAGGGGATCTTCAACTAGCATACCAGCAACAACTCTGGGATTCCTATGCTAATAGATACACGATTTCTAAAGGCTATGAGTTCCTGCGAGTAAAATCGCCGGATGTTTCGTGGTCGGGATTTGTATGGAATGTGTGGACTGTCCCTAAACATGGCTTCATTGCTTGGatttatcatcatggaaatatgAACACAAAAAGCAAATTTTATAAATTAGGAATCAGTGATGATGATACCTGCTGCATTTGCGGAGGATCGGAGGAGACAATGGAACATCTCTTCTTCGATTGTCCATATAGCAAGATACTTGTTCTTCAAATAAGAGGATGGCTGGGAATCAACTTCCCTGCTACCAACTGGGTCCATTGGCGACAAGGGAGACAAGGCTCTCAGGTTCAACAGGGAATCCTTGATGCTGCGATTAATGCATGTATCTATTACGTATGGCACCAAAGGAATAGATGCAGGTATGATCTAATGCTAATCCGACCACACAGGCTTGCGAGACTGCTTATAGAAGAGCTGCAATTGAGAATCCGAGGTTTAGATCGAAGGAACCTGAGTAGGAGGGATGAAAACTGGGTTCAAGAGCTCCTGATTAATGGCGTCTGA